A segment of the Jatrophihabitans endophyticus genome:
ACCATGCCGATCGCCGCGCCGTACCCGAGCAGCTGCGGGCCGTGGTCGTCGAAGGACTGCCGGTAGGCGTACGTCACGACGGTGGTGGTCGAGTACCCCGGCCCACCGCGGGTCATCGCCCACACCGTGTCGAAGACCTGGAACGAGTAGATGACGTTCATGACGAGCAGGAAGAACGTCGACGGCCCCAGCAGCGGGAACGTGACGTCGCGGAAGCGCCGCCACGGTGACGCGCCGTCGAGCTCGGCGGCCTCGAGCAGGTCGGGGCTCACCCCCTGCAGCCCGGCCAGGTAGATCAGCATGTCGAAGCCCACTCGCTGCCACAGCGTCATCAGCACGAGCGAGGTCATCGCCCAGTGCCCGTCGGACTGCCAGTTGATCGAACCGATGCCGATGGCGTCGAGCGCCTTGTTGAAGAAGCCGTTGTACTGGTCGAACATCCACGTGCCCAGCACGCCGGTGGCGACGCCCGAGATCACCAGGGGCAGGAAGATGATCGAGCGGTACAGCGTGCGCCCGGGCAGCACGCCGTTGAGCAGCACGGCGAGTCCCAGCCCGAGG
Coding sequences within it:
- a CDS encoding carbohydrate ABC transporter permease — translated: MTTQGHVLDFDNSDAGVPPAAQAMLPPARSRRGRGLVGRAHGSAAAFFLLPNIVLVALFLLVPLAMSLYYSFQRLDPLGGSQFLGVNNYADLFADGVFWQSLLNTAIFTVATVPVGMALGLGLAVLLNGVLPGRTLYRSIIFLPLVISGVATGVLGTWMFDQYNGFFNKALDAIGIGSINWQSDGHWAMTSLVLMTLWQRVGFDMLIYLAGLQGVSPDLLEAAELDGASPWRRFRDVTFPLLGPSTFFLLVMNVIYSFQVFDTVWAMTRGGPGYSTTTVVTYAYRQSFDDHGPQLLGYGAAIGMVIYVITLLITVAQWRLSRNRDQTG